A region from the Leopardus geoffroyi isolate Oge1 chromosome C2, O.geoffroyi_Oge1_pat1.0, whole genome shotgun sequence genome encodes:
- the NUDT16 gene encoding U8 snoRNA-decapping enzyme: MAGARKLPLEQALALGPGWRHACHALLYAPDPALLFGRIPLRYAVLMQMRFDGRLGFPGGLVNLQDTSLEAGLNRELIEELGEAVADFRVERADYRSSHAGSGPHVVAHFYAKRLTLEQLVAVEMGATRAKDHGLEVLGLVRVPLYTLRDGVGGLPAFLENSFIGTAREQLLEAIQDLELVESGSLTARKISLPR; encoded by the exons ATGGCCGGGGCCCGCAAGCTGCCGTTGGAGCAGGCCCTGGCGCTGGGGCCTGGCTGGCGGCACGCGTGCCACGCGCTGCTCTACGCGCCGGACCCGGCGCTGCTGTTCGGCCGCATCCCGCTCCGTTACGCCGTCCTG ATGCAGATGCGCTTTGATGGGCGCCTCGGCTTCCCCGGCGGCCTCGTCAACTTGCAGGACACCAGTCTGGAGGCCGGGCTGAACCGCGAGCTGATCGAGGAGCTGGGCGAGGCCGTGGCCGACTTCCGTGTGGAGCGCGCCGACTACCGCAGCTCGCACGCCGGGTCCGGGCCGCACGTCGTGGCCCACTTCTACGCCAAGCGCCTGACGCTGGAGCAGCTGGTTGCGGTGGAGATGGGCGCCACGCGTGCCAAGGACCACGGGCTGGAG GTGCTAGGCCTAGTACGTGTGCCCCTGTATACCCTGCGGGATGGTGTGGGaggcctgcctgccttcctggagAATTCCTTTATTGGAACTGCACGGGAGCAGCTGCTGGAAGCCATCCAGGATTTAGAACTGGTGGAATCCGGCTCTCTTACAGCCCGTAAGATCTCCTTACCTCGCTAG